Proteins encoded by one window of Carassius auratus strain Wakin chromosome 8, ASM336829v1, whole genome shotgun sequence:
- the LOC113107463 gene encoding beta-crystallin B2-like, producing the protein MATDHQNPATKQKQPVASNFKLVIYEQENFQGRCHELTEPCNNIQEADVAKVGSILVLCGPWVGYEQPGCKGEQYVFEKGEYPRWDAWTNSRRSDCIVAFRPIKVDSQEHKIVLYENPSFAGKKIEIIDDDVPSFHAHGYHEKVSSVRVQSGTWVGYQYPGYRGYQYLFEKGEFKECSEFGAVLPQIQSVRRIRDMQYHPRGAFQLST; encoded by the exons ATGGCAACTGATCACCAGAACCCTGCAACCAAGCAAAAACAACCAGTTGCCAGTAACTTCAAG TTGGTCATCTACGAACAGGAAAACTTCCAAGGCCGCTGTCATGAGCTGACTGAGCCCTGTAACAACATCCAGGAGGCGGACGTGGCGAAAGTGGGCTCAATACTGGTGCTGTGTGGACc GTGGGTGGGATATGAGCAGCCCGGCTGTAAGGGGGAACAGTATGTGTTTGAGAAGGGTGAGTATCCTCGCTGGGACGCTTGGACCAACAGCAGACGCAGTGACTGCATCGTCGCCTTCCGCCCCATCAAAGTG GACAGCCAGGAACACAAGATCGTACTCTATGAGAACCCAAGCTTTGCTGGGAAGAAGATTGAGATCATAGATGATGATGTTCCCAGCTTCCACGCTCATGGATACCATGAGAAAGTCTCTTCAGTTCGTGTGCAGAGTGGCAC CTGGGTGGGCTATCAGTACCCAGGATACAGAGGCTACCAGTACTTGTTTGAGAAAGGAGAATTTAAGGAGTGTTCTGAGTTCGGGGCCGTGCTGCCTCAGATCCAGTCCGTGAGGCGCATCCGTGACATGCAGTATCACCCAAGAGGAGCCTTCCAACTCTCCACCTAA